One Acidimicrobiales bacterium genomic window carries:
- a CDS encoding family 78 glycoside hydrolase catalytic domain: protein MPAPTRLMVEHLVAPLGLAVAAPRLSWWLPAGAARQEAFAVRADGWESGRIEGERHIGVPWPGPGVGSGESVTWQVKVWTDAGESDWSDTSTWETGLLHPSDWSASWISPAEGEVAPAGERPAQLLRATFDLPAEATVARARAYATAHGLYELFVNNRRAGDIELAPGSTAYRANLDVQTYDLTDLVGPGPNAVGAVLSDGWFRGKNGFTREHDCFGSQVALLVQVVVELDDGGRVVVGTGPDWRSSTGEIVRADLIDGEAADLRLRQDGWSTPGFGDRDGWRPCAARDDLGFATLTSSPAPPVRRTEELRPLSVTRVGDGAGAVDVVDLGQNINGWVRLSSLGPAGATTTLTHGEMLDEAGRVTLDHLVPFDFMKQEALSPGQVDQVVSRGEPTDTFEPRHTTHGFQYVQVDGHEAPLTADDVTGVVVHTDLVRTGWFSCSDDRLERLHEAAIWSFRDNACDVPTDCPQRERAPWTGDWQIFAPTAAFLYDVAGFSAKWLRDLRADQWPDGRVPNFTPDPAGPAAYDHDLARFMTGSSGWGDAAVLVPWEMWVEYGDERFLTEQFDSMAAWVDFAATTAANDRHPTRAASRPEPADHETYLWDTGFHWGEWCEPDSDPTTVFTREADLADVATAYLHLSARRLGQIAGLLGRYKEAERYRELADRSLAAWRAEFIADDGRIAPDTQPNLVRALAFDLVPDDLRAATADRLAELVHAAGDHLTTGFLATPYLLPVLADHGHLDLAYRLLFQDTPPSWLAMVDRGATTIWEHWEGVDAQGDGSLNHYSKGAVVTFLHRHVAGLRPDPDHPAYERFTVAPLPGGGLTHAEAVHDSRRGRARSAWRIETGRFDLDVEVPPGAFADVVLPDGQRHEQGPGTAGYSCAVGEFLPDRAAI, encoded by the coding sequence GTGCCTGCACCGACCCGCCTGATGGTCGAACACCTCGTCGCACCGCTGGGCCTCGCCGTGGCGGCGCCGCGCCTCTCCTGGTGGCTGCCCGCCGGCGCAGCGCGCCAGGAGGCCTTCGCCGTCCGGGCCGACGGGTGGGAGTCCGGCCGGATCGAGGGTGAGCGACACATCGGGGTCCCCTGGCCCGGCCCCGGGGTCGGATCCGGGGAGAGCGTGACGTGGCAGGTCAAGGTCTGGACCGACGCCGGTGAGAGCGACTGGTCGGACACCTCGACGTGGGAGACGGGCCTGCTCCACCCGAGCGACTGGTCCGCGTCGTGGATCTCCCCTGCCGAGGGTGAGGTCGCCCCCGCGGGCGAGCGCCCGGCCCAACTGCTGCGCGCCACCTTCGACCTGCCCGCCGAGGCCACGGTGGCCCGGGCCCGCGCCTACGCCACCGCGCACGGTCTGTACGAGCTGTTCGTGAACAACCGCCGCGCCGGCGACATCGAGCTGGCACCCGGGTCGACCGCCTACCGGGCGAACCTCGACGTCCAGACCTACGACCTCACCGACCTGGTCGGGCCCGGGCCGAACGCCGTCGGCGCCGTACTGAGCGACGGGTGGTTCCGCGGCAAGAACGGGTTCACCCGTGAGCACGACTGCTTCGGATCGCAGGTCGCGCTGCTCGTCCAGGTGGTGGTGGAGCTCGATGACGGCGGCCGCGTCGTCGTCGGCACCGGGCCGGACTGGCGGTCCTCGACCGGCGAGATCGTGCGCGCCGACCTCATCGACGGCGAGGCCGCCGACCTCCGTCTCCGACAGGACGGGTGGTCGACGCCGGGGTTCGGCGACCGCGACGGCTGGCGGCCGTGCGCGGCGCGTGACGACCTCGGCTTCGCCACGTTGACGTCCTCGCCGGCGCCGCCGGTGCGCCGGACCGAGGAGTTGCGTCCCCTCTCGGTGACCCGGGTCGGCGACGGGGCCGGCGCGGTCGACGTCGTCGACCTCGGTCAGAACATCAACGGTTGGGTGCGCCTGAGCTCGCTCGGCCCCGCCGGCGCCACGACCACGCTCACCCACGGGGAGATGCTCGACGAGGCCGGCCGCGTGACCCTCGACCACCTGGTGCCGTTCGACTTCATGAAGCAGGAGGCGCTGTCGCCCGGCCAGGTCGATCAGGTCGTCTCGCGCGGCGAGCCCACGGACACCTTCGAGCCCCGGCACACGACCCACGGCTTCCAGTACGTCCAGGTCGACGGCCACGAGGCGCCCCTGACCGCCGACGACGTCACCGGTGTCGTGGTCCACACCGACCTCGTGCGGACGGGCTGGTTCTCGTGCAGCGACGACCGCCTCGAGCGGCTGCACGAGGCCGCCATCTGGAGCTTCCGGGACAACGCCTGCGACGTGCCCACCGACTGCCCGCAGCGCGAGCGGGCGCCCTGGACCGGCGACTGGCAGATCTTCGCCCCCACGGCCGCCTTCCTCTACGACGTGGCCGGCTTCTCGGCCAAATGGCTGCGCGACCTGCGCGCCGACCAGTGGCCTGACGGCCGCGTCCCCAACTTCACGCCGGACCCCGCCGGCCCTGCGGCGTACGACCACGACCTCGCCCGCTTCATGACCGGTTCCTCTGGCTGGGGCGATGCTGCCGTGCTCGTGCCCTGGGAGATGTGGGTCGAGTACGGCGACGAGCGGTTCCTCACCGAGCAGTTCGACTCGATGGCCGCCTGGGTCGACTTCGCGGCGACGACGGCCGCGAACGACCGCCACCCGACCCGAGCGGCGAGCCGACCCGAGCCGGCCGACCACGAGACGTACCTCTGGGACACCGGCTTCCACTGGGGCGAGTGGTGCGAGCCCGACTCGGATCCCACCACCGTCTTCACCCGGGAGGCCGACCTCGCCGACGTGGCCACGGCCTACCTGCACCTGTCCGCCCGGCGGCTCGGCCAGATCGCCGGCCTCCTCGGCCGCTACAAGGAGGCGGAGCGCTACCGGGAGCTCGCCGACCGCAGCCTCGCGGCATGGCGGGCAGAGTTCATCGCCGACGACGGGCGGATCGCCCCGGACACGCAGCCGAACCTGGTGCGGGCCTTGGCGTTCGACCTCGTCCCCGACGACCTGCGGGCGGCGACGGCCGACCGACTCGCCGAGCTCGTCCACGCCGCCGGCGACCATCTCACCACGGGGTTCCTGGCCACGCCGTACCTGCTGCCCGTGCTGGCCGACCACGGCCACCTCGACCTCGCCTACCGCCTCCTGTTCCAGGACACGCCGCCGTCGTGGTTGGCGATGGTCGATCGCGGGGCGACCACGATCTGGGAGCACTGGGAGGGCGTCGACGCCCAGGGCGACGGCTCGCTCAACCACTACAGCAAGGGTGCCGTCGTCACCTTCCTGCACCGCCACGTCGCCGGGCTCCGGCCCGACCCCGACCACCCCGCGTACGAGCGCTTCACCGTGGCGCCCCTGCCCGGGGGCGGCCTGACCCACGCGGAGGCGGTCCACGACAGCCGGCGCGGCCGCGCCCGATCCGCCTGGCGGATCGAGACCGGCCGCTTCGACCTCGACGTCGAGGTCCCGCCCGGCGCCTTCGCCGACGTCGTCCTTCCCGACGGGCAGCGCCACGAGCAGGGCCCCGGCACCGCGGGCTACTCCTGCGCCGTCGGCGAATTTCTCCCAGACCGGGCGGCCATCTGA
- a CDS encoding MFS transporter, which translates to MSQPATTTDEGAPGLAAGILEREAEREAAAAGEPVLFADDLLPGVGGQELSFRQGLAVGGRFTFLVLLALVALDELEGAALGVLAPDIRDTFGMSNGAIVFLSAAAGGFLVLGALPMGMLADRFKRGPIIAWANIAFSVMVFCSGLAVNAFSLFWARFGVGVAKANSLPVHGSLIADAYPIGIRGRISSLLTASARISGALSPLIVGGIAALAGGVEGWRWAYFILGLPVAVAAAVAFRLPEPPRGQFEMADVLGEVIEDERPAPVSVEAAFSRLMQIRTLRTVILAFAAMGFGLFTGPVLTNLFVEERYGLDALERGLLGTVGGVALIAVLPFVGRYYDRLYRRDPSRALALIGLLVLPAALLTPVQYFMPNAVLFAIVGLPQLVLLSTAFALVGPVLQSVVPYRLRGLGSALGAIYIFFVGATGGALLAALLTNLYGVRAAVLLLMVPSTLIGGLLVLRSSTFIRNDLSLVVEELREEMAEHERQQAEPDGIPLLQVNDLDFSYGPVQVLFDVGFEVRRGEVLALLGTNGAGKSTVLRVIAGLGTPSRGVVRLGGRNITYVSPERRSTLGIHLLQGGKGVFPDLSVRDNLEMAGFAYRRDHVALAAKIEHVLGLFPDLAERLDQPAGSLSGGQQQMLALALVLLHDPEVLIIDELSLGLAPVVVQQLLEVVEALKAEGLTIVVVEQSLNVALAIADRAVFMEKGQVRFEGVAAELAERDDLVRAVFLGAEGG; encoded by the coding sequence TTGAGCCAGCCGGCCACCACCACCGACGAGGGAGCGCCGGGGCTCGCCGCCGGCATCCTCGAGCGGGAGGCCGAGCGCGAGGCGGCGGCCGCGGGGGAGCCGGTCCTGTTCGCCGACGACCTCCTGCCCGGCGTCGGCGGCCAGGAGCTGTCCTTTCGACAGGGCCTCGCCGTCGGCGGCCGCTTCACCTTCCTGGTGCTCCTCGCCCTGGTCGCGCTCGACGAGCTCGAAGGGGCCGCGCTCGGTGTGCTGGCGCCGGACATCCGCGACACCTTCGGCATGAGCAACGGCGCCATCGTGTTCCTGAGCGCCGCCGCGGGTGGGTTCCTGGTCCTCGGCGCCCTGCCCATGGGGATGCTGGCCGACCGCTTCAAGCGGGGGCCGATCATCGCGTGGGCGAACATCGCCTTCTCGGTGATGGTGTTCTGCTCCGGGCTGGCGGTGAACGCCTTCAGCCTCTTCTGGGCCCGGTTCGGCGTCGGCGTGGCGAAGGCCAACTCGCTGCCGGTGCACGGCTCGCTGATCGCCGACGCCTACCCGATCGGCATCCGCGGCCGGATCTCGTCGCTGCTCACCGCCTCCGCGCGGATCTCGGGAGCCCTGAGCCCGCTGATCGTGGGCGGGATCGCCGCGCTCGCCGGCGGCGTCGAGGGGTGGCGGTGGGCCTACTTCATCCTCGGCCTGCCCGTCGCGGTGGCCGCCGCCGTCGCCTTCCGCCTGCCGGAGCCACCTCGCGGCCAGTTCGAGATGGCCGATGTCCTCGGCGAGGTCATCGAGGACGAGCGCCCCGCCCCCGTCTCGGTCGAGGCCGCCTTCTCCCGCCTGATGCAGATCCGCACGCTGCGCACGGTCATCCTGGCCTTCGCGGCGATGGGCTTCGGGCTCTTCACCGGGCCGGTCCTGACGAACCTGTTCGTCGAGGAGCGCTACGGGCTCGACGCCCTCGAGCGGGGCCTGCTCGGCACCGTGGGCGGCGTCGCGCTGATCGCGGTGCTCCCCTTCGTGGGGCGCTACTACGACCGGCTCTACCGCCGGGACCCGTCGCGGGCCCTCGCCCTGATCGGCCTGCTCGTCCTCCCGGCCGCGTTGCTGACGCCGGTGCAGTACTTCATGCCGAACGCCGTCCTCTTCGCCATCGTGGGCCTCCCGCAGCTCGTCCTGCTGTCCACCGCGTTCGCGCTCGTCGGCCCGGTGTTGCAGTCGGTGGTGCCGTACCGGCTCCGCGGCCTCGGCTCGGCCCTCGGCGCGATCTACATCTTCTTCGTGGGTGCCACCGGCGGTGCGCTGCTCGCCGCGCTCCTGACGAACCTGTACGGCGTGCGGGCCGCGGTGCTCCTGCTCATGGTTCCCTCCACGCTCATCGGTGGGCTGCTCGTGCTGCGGAGCTCGACCTTCATCCGCAACGACCTCAGCCTCGTCGTCGAGGAGCTCCGCGAGGAGATGGCCGAGCACGAGCGGCAGCAGGCGGAACCCGACGGCATCCCCCTGCTGCAGGTCAACGACCTCGACTTCTCCTACGGGCCGGTCCAGGTGCTGTTCGACGTCGGGTTCGAGGTCCGGCGGGGCGAGGTGCTGGCCCTCCTGGGCACCAACGGCGCCGGGAAGTCCACGGTGCTCCGGGTGATCGCCGGCCTCGGCACCCCCAGCCGGGGCGTGGTGCGCCTCGGTGGCCGCAACATCACCTATGTCTCGCCGGAGCGGCGCAGCACCCTCGGCATCCACCTGCTCCAGGGCGGCAAGGGCGTGTTCCCCGACCTCTCGGTCCGCGACAACCTCGAGATGGCCGGCTTCGCCTACCGCCGGGACCATGTCGCCCTCGCCGCCAAGATCGAGCACGTCCTGGGGCTGTTCCCGGACCTCGCCGAGCGCCTCGACCAGCCGGCCGGCTCCCTGTCGGGCGGCCAGCAGCAGATGCTGGCGCTCGCCCTCGTGCTCCTGCACGACCCCGAGGTGCTCATCATCGACGAGCTGTCTCTCGGGCTGGCCCCGGTCGTCGTGCAACAGCTCCTCGAGGTCGTCGAGGCGCTCAAGGCCGAGGGCCTGACCATCGTGGTCGTCGAGCAGTCGCTCAACGTGGCCCTTGCCATCGCCGACCGGGCCGTGTTCATGGAGAAGGGCCAGGTGCGCTTCGAGGGCGTCGCCGCCGAGCTGGCCGAGCGCGACGACCTGGTGCGCGCCGTGTTCCTGGGCGCCGAGGGCGGCTGA
- a CDS encoding ATP-binding cassette domain-containing protein — protein sequence MVLAAAGWFTRQLLFDGFVDGLVYGLLAMGIVLVYRATRVINFAVGNLGLVGAALFALMVVQYRFPFWIALGLALLIGTAFAAAVELAVIRRLFDAPRVIVLVATIGIAQLALAVVTAFPDIEDRRARFPLAIGSDREIAQIRVTGAQLAVLVAVPVVALGLTWVLNRTTLGKTVKAAASNPDLSRLSGINPKIVSTGVWALAGLVATVSMILIAGDDGSVTDFVTLGPNTLVRALAAAVIAGMTSFRRALLAGVVLGVVQALLAFNFLDQVGLIDFLVFLAVLVAVFFQSRQGEPDRSVFSFTPRVAPVPEHLRGLWWVRHLDRLFLVAAGVAAVALPLVVTAPSRHLLYTTVLAFALCATSLTVLTGWAGQLSLGQMAFAGIGALTAAALTRGLALHWGDLTVIEIYAMPFALSIVIAGLVTAVLAVAIGAGALRVRGLLLAVTTFAFGLAAQQYLYRRPLFVGEGGSTVAFPRGDLLGLDLASQRTYYYVVLAVLALALAVLGRLRRSGIGRTTIAVRDNADTAAAYTVPAASTKLRAFAIAGGLAGIGGALLAGTIQAVPFTERFFRVEDSLALVAMVVIGGLGSLSGAILGAIWVVGLPAFFPQQELVPLVTSSVGLLVLLLYFPGGLAQIGYSTRRALLAWVEQRVPAPPPKSTPARPSLHRERARPPAGDTPAVGPLAATDVRVRFGGIAAVDGASIEVREGEVVGLIGTNGAGKSTLMNAIGGFVPSTGRVEILGRDVSRLSAAKRASLGLGRTFQSATLFPELTVRDVVLVALEARGRSRLLGAALALPAARRRERTARVEAAELIDFLGLGRYADRYVADLSTGTRRIVELAGLLALDARLLCLDEPTAGVAQRETEAFGQVIGEIRAELGASVLLIEHDMPLIMGISDRVYCMEAGRVIAEGPPAAVREDPAVIASYLGTDERAIARSGAAAPSTSSVHDLST from the coding sequence GTGGTCCTGGCCGCGGCGGGCTGGTTCACCCGCCAGCTGCTCTTCGACGGGTTCGTGGACGGGCTGGTCTACGGCCTCCTGGCCATGGGCATCGTGCTGGTCTATCGGGCCACGCGGGTCATCAACTTCGCGGTCGGCAACCTCGGTCTCGTCGGTGCCGCGCTGTTCGCGCTCATGGTGGTCCAGTACCGGTTCCCGTTCTGGATCGCCCTCGGTCTGGCCCTGCTCATCGGCACCGCCTTCGCTGCGGCGGTCGAACTCGCCGTCATCCGTCGGCTCTTCGACGCGCCCCGCGTCATCGTGCTCGTAGCGACCATCGGCATCGCGCAGCTCGCCCTCGCCGTCGTCACCGCCTTCCCCGACATCGAGGACCGCCGCGCCCGGTTCCCGTTGGCCATCGGTTCCGATCGCGAGATCGCCCAGATCCGGGTGACGGGCGCCCAGCTCGCCGTCCTCGTCGCCGTCCCCGTGGTGGCGCTCGGGCTCACGTGGGTCCTGAACCGGACCACGCTCGGCAAGACGGTCAAGGCCGCCGCGTCGAACCCCGATCTCTCGCGTCTCTCGGGGATCAACCCCAAGATCGTCTCCACCGGCGTGTGGGCCCTCGCCGGCCTGGTGGCGACCGTGTCGATGATCCTGATCGCGGGGGACGACGGTTCGGTGACGGACTTCGTCACCCTGGGCCCGAACACGCTCGTGCGTGCATTGGCCGCGGCCGTCATCGCGGGCATGACCTCGTTCCGCCGGGCGCTGCTCGCCGGGGTCGTCCTCGGCGTCGTCCAGGCGCTGCTCGCGTTCAACTTCCTGGACCAGGTCGGCCTGATCGACTTCCTCGTGTTCCTGGCGGTGCTGGTGGCGGTGTTCTTCCAGAGCCGCCAGGGCGAGCCCGATCGCTCGGTGTTCTCGTTCACCCCCCGGGTCGCGCCGGTGCCCGAGCACCTGCGCGGCCTCTGGTGGGTCCGCCACCTCGACCGGCTCTTCCTCGTCGCGGCCGGCGTCGCGGCCGTCGCGCTGCCCCTCGTGGTGACCGCCCCCTCTCGGCACCTGCTCTACACGACGGTCCTGGCCTTCGCCCTGTGCGCGACGTCGTTGACCGTCCTGACCGGCTGGGCGGGCCAGCTCTCGCTCGGCCAGATGGCCTTCGCCGGCATCGGTGCGCTCACCGCCGCCGCCCTGACGAGGGGGCTCGCCCTGCACTGGGGCGACCTGACCGTGATCGAGATCTACGCGATGCCGTTCGCGCTCTCGATCGTGATCGCCGGCCTCGTCACCGCGGTGCTGGCCGTGGCCATCGGCGCCGGCGCGCTCCGGGTCCGCGGCCTGCTGCTCGCCGTGACCACGTTCGCGTTCGGGCTGGCCGCCCAGCAGTACCTCTACCGCCGGCCGCTCTTCGTCGGCGAGGGCGGCTCGACCGTCGCCTTCCCCCGTGGCGACCTCCTCGGCCTCGACCTGGCCTCGCAGCGCACCTACTACTACGTCGTGCTGGCGGTGCTGGCCCTCGCCCTCGCCGTGCTGGGCCGACTGCGGCGCAGCGGCATCGGACGCACCACCATCGCCGTCCGGGACAATGCGGACACCGCCGCCGCCTACACCGTGCCGGCCGCCTCGACGAAGCTGCGGGCCTTCGCCATCGCCGGCGGGCTGGCCGGGATCGGCGGCGCCCTGCTCGCCGGCACCATCCAGGCCGTCCCCTTCACCGAGCGGTTCTTCCGGGTGGAGGACTCGCTGGCCCTGGTCGCGATGGTCGTGATCGGCGGGCTGGGCTCTCTGAGCGGCGCGATTCTCGGGGCGATCTGGGTCGTCGGCCTCCCGGCCTTCTTCCCGCAGCAGGAGCTCGTCCCCCTCGTGACCTCCAGCGTGGGACTGCTCGTCCTGCTCCTCTACTTCCCGGGTGGGCTCGCTCAGATCGGCTACTCGACCCGTCGTGCCCTGCTGGCGTGGGTCGAGCAGCGGGTCCCGGCCCCGCCGCCGAAGTCGACCCCCGCCCGACCGAGCCTCCACCGGGAGCGCGCGCGGCCGCCGGCCGGGGACACGCCCGCCGTCGGGCCCCTCGCGGCCACGGACGTGCGCGTCCGGTTCGGTGGGATCGCCGCGGTGGACGGCGCCTCGATCGAGGTGCGCGAAGGCGAGGTCGTCGGCCTCATCGGCACGAACGGCGCCGGCAAGTCCACCTTGATGAACGCGATCGGTGGTTTCGTCCCCAGCACCGGCCGGGTGGAGATCCTCGGGCGGGACGTGTCCCGCCTCAGCGCCGCCAAGCGGGCGTCGCTGGGGCTCGGGCGCACCTTCCAGTCGGCCACCCTCTTCCCCGAGCTGACCGTGCGGGACGTGGTGCTCGTCGCGCTGGAAGCGCGGGGCCGCTCCCGACTGCTGGGCGCCGCCCTCGCGCTGCCCGCGGCCCGCCGCCGCGAGCGCACCGCGCGTGTCGAGGCGGCCGAGCTCATCGACTTCCTCGGGCTCGGCCGTTACGCGGATCGCTACGTGGCGGACCTGTCCACCGGCACGCGCCGCATCGTCGAGCTCGCCGGCCTGCTCGCCCTCGATGCCCGGCTGCTCTGCCTCGACGAGCCCACCGCGGGCGTGGCCCAGCGCGAGACCGAGGCCTTCGGCCAGGTCATCGGGGAGATCCGGGCCGAGCTCGGCGCCTCCGTGCTCCTCATCGAGCACGACATGCCCCTGATCATGGGCATCAGCGACCGCGTCTACTGCATGGAGGCGGGCCGGGTCATCGCCGAGGGCCCGCCCGCCGCCGTCCGCGAGGACCCGGCGGTGATCGCCAGCTACCTCGGGACCGACGAGCGCGCCATCGCCCGCAGCGGCGCCGCGGCCCCCTCGACCTCCTCCGTCCACGACCTCAGCACCTGA
- a CDS encoding ABC transporter substrate-binding protein yields MQHVNHTVHQIGSPMRKYLVLVLAGVLLAGACSVGGSDDDAATTTTAGSGSDSTATTAATATFPPDDRSTGVTADSIKVGIPYVDLASLGDVIDIDHGDYEAAYTAIIDDINAGGGINGRQIDPVFAPVLPVGTAPADEACTKLTEDEQVFAVVGFAIDDAPLCYVNAQHDTPLINSGPITDARLADAKAPWFSVVASQERVNTTLIDAFAADGVFDDATVGVVAIPEDQATMDDVTVPALEDAGVTVADTAVIDAPADDQAAAQQQVGVIAERFDAAGIDTVVTVGNAGLPTAQGFEVTDYRPRLVGTGFESLATYVGGEAGFDETVIADAITGGYATSGVQADEQDMQECAGLVEEATGTTLPDPADIEAGDPEPYVSVFAACLQLGLFEAIATAAGDDLNNGTFGQAGYDLGEVDLPGDGGGSTYGPDSLDGDMPIYLLRFDADAGRFVSDTEATPTDG; encoded by the coding sequence ATGCAGCACGTCAACCACACCGTCCACCAGATCGGGAGTCCCATGCGCAAGTACCTCGTCCTCGTCCTCGCCGGCGTGCTGCTGGCCGGCGCCTGCTCGGTCGGCGGCAGCGACGACGACGCCGCCACGACCACCACGGCGGGGTCCGGCTCGGACAGCACCGCCACCACTGCGGCGACGGCCACGTTCCCGCCCGACGACCGCTCGACGGGGGTGACCGCCGACAGCATCAAGGTCGGCATCCCCTACGTCGACCTGGCCTCCCTCGGTGACGTCATCGACATCGACCACGGCGACTACGAGGCCGCGTACACCGCGATCATCGACGACATCAACGCCGGCGGTGGCATCAACGGGCGCCAGATCGACCCGGTGTTCGCGCCTGTCCTGCCCGTCGGCACCGCGCCCGCCGACGAGGCCTGCACCAAGCTGACCGAGGACGAGCAGGTCTTCGCCGTCGTCGGATTCGCCATCGACGACGCGCCGCTCTGCTACGTGAACGCACAGCACGACACCCCGCTCATCAACAGCGGTCCCATCACCGACGCCCGCCTCGCCGACGCCAAGGCCCCCTGGTTCAGCGTCGTGGCCAGCCAGGAGCGGGTGAACACGACGCTGATCGACGCGTTCGCCGCCGACGGGGTGTTCGACGACGCCACCGTCGGCGTCGTCGCCATCCCCGAGGACCAGGCGACCATGGACGACGTGACCGTGCCCGCGTTGGAGGATGCCGGGGTGACCGTCGCGGACACGGCGGTGATCGACGCGCCCGCCGACGACCAGGCCGCCGCGCAACAGCAGGTGGGCGTCATCGCGGAGCGCTTCGACGCTGCGGGCATCGACACCGTCGTCACGGTCGGCAACGCCGGCCTGCCGACCGCGCAGGGCTTCGAGGTGACGGACTACCGCCCGCGCCTGGTCGGGACCGGGTTCGAGTCGCTCGCCACGTACGTCGGTGGCGAGGCCGGCTTCGACGAGACCGTCATCGCCGACGCAATCACCGGCGGCTACGCGACGTCGGGCGTCCAGGCCGACGAGCAGGACATGCAGGAGTGCGCCGGCCTCGTGGAGGAAGCGACCGGGACGACGCTGCCCGACCCCGCCGACATCGAGGCCGGCGATCCCGAGCCCTATGTCTCGGTCTTCGCGGCGTGCCTCCAGCTCGGCCTTTTCGAGGCGATCGCCACCGCCGCCGGCGATGACCTCAACAACGGCACCTTCGGCCAGGCCGGCTACGACCTCGGCGAGGTCGACCTCCCCGGCGACGGTGGGGGCTCGACCTACGGGCCCGACTCGCTCGACGGCGACATGCCGATCTACCTGTTGCGCTTCGACGCCGACGCCGGCCGGTTCGTCAGCGACACCGAGGCCACCCCCACCGACGGCTAG
- a CDS encoding DUF1298 domain-containing protein → MIRLDGPDLFQLHQERPDQPTHTLKVALLERAVDDAAVDAWAAERLTGLPPMRWVLAGPRWARPVLVDGGPPNLAHHVNHAALPGPGGEAELRAALATLCAGPLDRAEPLWHLTHLTGLAGGRSALVFQVHHLLADGAASVALWEALADGSAAPVAPAAQGAASPSRAQDALRAGAGDLVKLPGRVGRFLGASRRQVADAEHGPAQVFAGPMTSFNGPPEAARACAFATLALPDLQAVRAASGATLTQVFLTVAGGAIRRLLVERGETPDAGLTATVPTALPDRRHDYGNAVTTLYVALHSEIEGPAARLRAVGASLGATRGATDVDPRVLPDLQRYPRLYGGLVSSMEWVAARKGRPAYNVIVSSVRGPQPFSLMGVPVVELRSLGPLSGHLGLNLTGWSYGDDFMVGIHSTASAGADLDRLAALLTDELDALRREVGTA, encoded by the coding sequence ATGATCCGGCTCGACGGTCCCGACCTCTTCCAGCTGCACCAGGAGCGCCCCGACCAGCCCACGCACACGCTCAAGGTCGCGCTGCTCGAGCGGGCGGTGGACGATGCGGCCGTCGACGCCTGGGCGGCCGAACGGCTGACCGGGCTCCCGCCGATGCGCTGGGTGCTCGCCGGGCCCCGCTGGGCCCGTCCGGTGCTGGTCGACGGTGGTCCGCCGAACCTCGCCCACCACGTCAACCACGCAGCCCTGCCCGGGCCGGGTGGGGAGGCCGAGCTCCGCGCCGCACTGGCAACGCTGTGCGCGGGGCCGCTCGACCGCGCCGAGCCGCTGTGGCACCTCACCCACCTCACCGGCCTGGCCGGCGGGCGGAGTGCCTTGGTGTTCCAGGTCCACCACCTGCTCGCCGACGGCGCCGCGAGCGTCGCGCTCTGGGAGGCACTCGCCGACGGGTCGGCGGCGCCCGTCGCTCCGGCGGCACAAGGTGCCGCCTCGCCGTCCCGGGCACAGGACGCACTCCGGGCCGGCGCGGGGGATCTCGTGAAGCTGCCTGGTCGGGTGGGTCGTTTCCTGGGCGCCTCCCGCCGCCAGGTCGCGGACGCCGAGCACGGCCCCGCCCAGGTGTTCGCCGGCCCGATGACCTCCTTCAACGGCCCGCCCGAGGCGGCGCGCGCCTGCGCCTTCGCGACCCTGGCGCTGCCGGACCTGCAGGCGGTCCGAGCCGCGAGCGGCGCCACCCTCACCCAGGTCTTCCTCACCGTTGCCGGCGGGGCCATCCGGCGTCTCCTGGTCGAACGTGGTGAGACCCCCGACGCCGGGCTCACCGCCACCGTGCCGACCGCGCTCCCGGACCGCAGGCACGACTACGGCAACGCGGTGACGACGCTCTACGTGGCGCTGCACTCCGAGATCGAGGGTCCGGCGGCCCGCCTCCGAGCGGTCGGGGCCAGCCTCGGAGCGACCCGCGGCGCCACCGACGTCGACCCGCGCGTCCTGCCGGACCTCCAGCGCTACCCCCGCCTCTACGGCGGTCTCGTCAGCTCGATGGAGTGGGTGGCCGCCCGCAAGGGCCGTCCGGCGTACAACGTCATCGTGTCGAGCGTCCGCGGGCCGCAGCCGTTCTCGCTCATGGGTGTCCCGGTGGTCGAGCTGCGCTCGCTCGGCCCGCTGTCGGGGCACCTCGGCCTCAACCTGACGGGGTGGAGCTACGGCGACGACTTCATGGTCGGCATCCACAGCACCGCCTCGGCCGGCGCCGACCTCGATCGGCTCGCGGCGCTCCTCACCGACGAGTTGGACGCGCTCCGACGAGAGGTCGGCACCGCATGA